From Amycolatopsis sp. YIM 10, the proteins below share one genomic window:
- a CDS encoding MFS transporter, whose amino-acid sequence MLKRAPSKDPLATRLWPLHVATALQGVSLWVPVEKLFLTEIGFDAAAVGLMAAAYAGVVPLVEVFSGILADRWSRRGVLVLASLALAVCALLGGLSHDVPSYIFATLSLGIYFAMYSGTMDAIVYDTVLAETGDSGRFEQRIGRVRLIEAVALVASSLAGGWLAGAFSTRLTYFLTVPFALLSIVAYLGFTEPRLHQTGERTGLREQLALTFRTLVRRGRLLPIVALAVLAALLTQVVFEFGPLWLVALALPAVLHGPYWAVLVSTLGLGGLLGGRLALGRPRVLAAVCAGMLAASLVLALPVGIVLVTAAQVVLSLLVVVVTIHVTRLLHDAIPSAVRSGVASGVGALSWTVFLLFALVIGVLMDRGGPQSAGWLITGTTALACLLLAVVARRD is encoded by the coding sequence ATGCTGAAGCGAGCGCCGTCCAAGGATCCGCTGGCCACCAGGCTGTGGCCGCTGCACGTGGCGACCGCGCTCCAGGGCGTTTCGCTCTGGGTGCCGGTCGAAAAGCTCTTCCTCACCGAGATCGGCTTCGACGCCGCCGCGGTCGGGTTGATGGCTGCCGCGTACGCCGGGGTCGTCCCGCTGGTCGAGGTGTTCTCCGGAATCCTCGCCGACCGCTGGAGCAGGCGCGGGGTGCTGGTGCTCGCCAGCCTCGCGCTGGCGGTGTGCGCGCTGCTCGGCGGGCTCAGCCACGACGTGCCGTCCTACATCTTCGCCACGCTCTCGCTCGGCATCTACTTCGCGATGTACTCCGGCACGATGGACGCGATCGTCTACGACACCGTGCTCGCGGAAACCGGCGACAGCGGGCGGTTCGAGCAGCGGATCGGCCGGGTGCGGTTGATCGAGGCGGTCGCGCTGGTGGCCAGTTCGCTGGCCGGTGGCTGGCTGGCCGGCGCGTTCTCGACCCGGCTGACCTACTTCCTCACCGTGCCGTTCGCGCTGCTGTCCATCGTCGCCTACCTGGGGTTCACCGAGCCCAGGCTGCACCAGACCGGTGAACGGACCGGACTGCGCGAGCAGTTGGCGCTGACCTTCCGCACGCTCGTCCGGCGAGGGCGGCTGCTGCCGATCGTGGCGCTGGCCGTGCTCGCCGCGCTGCTCACCCAGGTGGTGTTCGAGTTCGGGCCGCTCTGGCTGGTCGCGCTCGCCCTGCCCGCGGTGCTCCACGGGCCGTACTGGGCGGTGCTGGTGTCCACCCTCGGCCTCGGCGGACTGCTCGGCGGACGGCTCGCGCTCGGCAGGCCGCGCGTGCTCGCCGCGGTGTGCGCGGGCATGCTGGCCGCGAGCCTGGTGCTCGCGCTGCCCGTCGGCATCGTTCTGGTCACCGCGGCCCAGGTGGTGCTGTCGTTGCTGGTCGTGGTGGTGACCATCCACGTCACCCGGTTACTCCACGATGCCATCCCGTCGGCCGTGCGCTCGGGCGTGGCGTCCGGCGTCGGCGCGCTCTCGTGGACGGTCTTCCTGCTGTTCGCACTGGTCATCGGGGTGCTGATGGACCGGGGCGGGCCGCAGTCGGCGGGCTGGCTGATCACCGGCACCACCGCGCTGGCCTGCCTGCTGCTGGCGGTCGTCGCCCGGCGTGATTAG
- a CDS encoding methylated-DNA--[protein]-cysteine S-methyltransferase, whose product MSELFADLPEIDPATTARLRARLVASAERDGVLDVAYRTVASPVGELLLAATDAGLVRVAFARQDHDAVLKNLAEVVSPRVLRAPGRLDAAVQQLDEYFEGRRRSFDLPLDFRLSKGFRLAVLTHLAEIGYGRTESYAEVATAAGSPRAVRAVGTACATNPLPLVVPCHRVVRSDGSFGGYAGGAEAKHHLLSLEAA is encoded by the coding sequence ATGTCCGAGCTGTTCGCTGACCTGCCCGAGATCGATCCGGCGACCACCGCGCGGCTGCGCGCGAGGCTGGTCGCGTCCGCCGAGCGCGACGGGGTGCTGGACGTCGCCTACCGCACCGTCGCCTCGCCGGTGGGGGAGTTGCTGCTGGCCGCCACCGACGCGGGCCTGGTCAGGGTCGCCTTCGCCCGCCAGGACCACGACGCCGTGCTGAAGAACCTCGCCGAGGTGGTGAGCCCGCGTGTCCTGCGCGCGCCGGGCCGTCTGGACGCCGCGGTCCAGCAGCTCGACGAGTACTTCGAGGGCCGGCGGCGCTCGTTCGACCTGCCGCTGGACTTCCGGTTGTCCAAGGGCTTCCGGCTGGCCGTGCTGACCCATCTCGCGGAGATCGGCTACGGCCGCACGGAGAGCTACGCCGAGGTCGCCACGGCCGCGGGCAGCCCGCGCGCGGTGCGGGCGGTCGGGACGGCGTGCGCGACGAACCCGTTGCCGCTGGTGGTGCCGTGCCACCGGGTGGTCCGCTCGGACGGCTCGTTCGGCGGGTACGCCGGTGGCGCCGAGGCGAAGCACCACCTGCTCAGCCTGGAAGCCGCATGA
- a CDS encoding sensor histidine kinase KdpD — translation MATRARELLDRSRVLRDRARAAAVQFLSTPDQQPVRSTRVIEAPAPAPPVDNTEQEALAGICASVALRDLNLVDSLLSQLEEMEAREEDDERLAELYRLDHLAARLRRNAENLRVLAGREAGDNAGETASVVDVIRAGMSSITHYARVSIGRVVSLGVVGFAAEDLSRLLSELLDNATGQSSPNTPVRVSAHLTEQGSVLIRIEDEGIGMPAERLAELNDRLDAEPVLDHASVRHMGLAVVRRLAVRHGMRVRLERRVPHGTTATVLLPAELVGELPEASWSGTATVVVPSNGFTPTMAPQAEAVPLARRGSSSPLPKRTAGASGATATAEPLTKRKPSPAPRGDDEGGGITAGGLPRRVPRSIKGTGEDEPPPAPEDPVDGHDRLLADLGAFSDGERAALEEQQRDPGGARDENDPAKPPEGPQA, via the coding sequence ATGGCGACGCGGGCTCGGGAACTACTGGATCGCTCGCGGGTGCTGCGAGATCGGGCGCGCGCGGCAGCGGTCCAGTTCCTCAGCACTCCCGATCAGCAACCGGTGCGGAGCACCAGGGTGATCGAGGCCCCTGCGCCCGCGCCCCCGGTGGACAACACCGAGCAGGAGGCGCTGGCCGGGATCTGCGCCAGCGTCGCGCTGCGCGACCTCAACCTGGTCGACTCCCTGCTCTCCCAGCTGGAGGAGATGGAAGCGCGCGAGGAGGACGACGAGCGGCTCGCCGAGCTCTACCGGCTCGACCACCTCGCCGCCCGCCTGCGCCGCAACGCGGAGAACCTGCGGGTGCTCGCCGGTCGCGAGGCCGGGGACAACGCTGGGGAGACCGCCTCGGTGGTCGACGTGATCCGCGCCGGCATGTCCTCGATCACGCACTACGCCAGGGTTTCCATCGGCCGAGTGGTTTCGCTGGGCGTGGTCGGCTTCGCCGCCGAGGACCTGAGCAGGCTGCTGTCCGAACTGCTCGACAACGCCACCGGCCAGTCCTCGCCGAACACCCCGGTCCGGGTCAGCGCCCACCTCACCGAACAGGGCAGCGTGCTGATCCGCATCGAGGACGAGGGCATCGGCATGCCGGCCGAACGGCTCGCCGAACTGAACGACCGGCTCGACGCCGAACCGGTGCTCGACCACGCCTCCGTGCGGCACATGGGCCTGGCCGTGGTGCGACGGCTCGCCGTGCGGCACGGCATGCGGGTGCGGCTGGAGCGCCGCGTCCCGCACGGCACCACCGCCACCGTGCTGCTGCCCGCCGAACTGGTCGGCGAGCTGCCCGAGGCCAGTTGGTCGGGCACCGCCACGGTGGTCGTGCCGTCGAACGGGTTCACCCCCACCATGGCACCGCAGGCCGAGGCCGTGCCGCTGGCCCGCCGCGGCTCGTCGAGCCCGCTCCCCAAGCGCACCGCCGGCGCTTCCGGGGCCACCGCCACCGCCGAGCCGCTGACCAAGCGCAAACCGTCGCCGGCACCCCGTGGCGACGACGAAGGCGGCGGGATCACCGCCGGCGGCCTGCCCCGCCGCGTACCCCGCAGCATCAAGGGCACCGGCGAGGACGAGCCGCCGCCCGCCCCGGAGGACCCGGTCGACGGCCACGACCGGCTGCTCGCCGACCTCGGTGCCTTCTCCGACGGGGAACGCGCCGCGCTGGAGGAGCAGCAGCGCGACCCCGGTGGCGCCAGAGACGAGAACGACCCAGCGAAACCACCCGAGGGACCCCAAGCGTGA
- a CDS encoding RNA polymerase sigma factor translates to MELPGDEELVARLRARDEAAFALVLDSWSGGLLRLARSFVSTGESAAEVVQDTWLAVIKGIDGFEGRSSLKTWVFRILVNTAKRRGKREYRTIPASDLGPTVDPAKFGGPGDPFPGHWLEYPAPWPGPEHAALDGEVRAEVAAALADLPERQRVVLTLRDVEGYDSAEVCAILEISAANQRVLLHRARAFVRGRLDAYFTGGEVAP, encoded by the coding sequence GTGGAGCTGCCTGGGGACGAGGAACTGGTGGCGCGCCTGCGCGCCCGTGACGAGGCGGCGTTCGCGCTCGTGCTCGACAGCTGGTCCGGCGGACTGCTCCGGCTCGCGCGCTCGTTCGTCTCCACCGGCGAGTCCGCGGCCGAGGTCGTGCAGGACACCTGGCTCGCGGTGATCAAGGGCATCGACGGCTTCGAAGGCCGGTCCTCGCTGAAGACCTGGGTGTTCCGCATCCTCGTCAACACCGCGAAACGGCGGGGCAAGCGCGAGTACCGGACCATTCCGGCGAGCGATCTCGGCCCCACGGTCGACCCGGCGAAGTTCGGCGGCCCCGGCGATCCCTTCCCCGGGCACTGGCTGGAGTACCCGGCGCCGTGGCCGGGCCCGGAGCACGCCGCGCTCGACGGTGAGGTGCGCGCCGAAGTGGCCGCCGCGCTGGCGGACCTGCCCGAACGCCAGCGCGTGGTGCTCACCCTGCGCGACGTCGAGGGCTACGACTCGGCCGAGGTGTGCGCGATACTGGAGATCTCCGCGGCCAACCAGCGGGTGCTGCTGCACCGCGCACGGGCGTTCGTGCGAGGCAGACTGGACGCGTACTTCACCGGCGGGGAGGTGGCACCTTGA
- a CDS encoding DUF742 domain-containing protein, with amino-acid sequence MRSRRVRPYTLTGGRTRSRHHLLVETLISVPNYDPALADALMPESRAIYERARTRASIAELSAGLTMPLGVVRVLISDLASQGAVHIHSTAHTYSHDLSLLERVLDGLKRLPV; translated from the coding sequence ATGCGCAGCCGGCGCGTCCGCCCGTACACGCTCACCGGTGGCCGGACCCGCAGCAGGCACCACCTGCTGGTGGAAACGCTGATCTCGGTGCCGAACTACGACCCGGCGCTGGCCGACGCGCTGATGCCGGAGTCACGCGCGATCTACGAACGCGCCCGCACCCGCGCCTCGATCGCGGAGCTGTCCGCCGGGCTGACCATGCCGCTCGGCGTGGTCCGCGTGCTGATCAGCGATCTGGCGTCGCAGGGCGCGGTGCACATCCACTCCACGGCGCACACCTACTCCCACGACCTGTCGCTGCTGGAACGAGTCCTCGACGGGCTCAAGCGGCTCCCCGTCTAG
- a CDS encoding anti-sigma factor translates to MNCEQFVEQVTAFLDGVMDPASERRFVDHLAECDGCGRYLDQVRATVRTLGDLPPENLPPEARESLLAAFRRTDV, encoded by the coding sequence TTGAACTGCGAGCAGTTCGTCGAGCAGGTCACGGCCTTTCTCGACGGGGTGATGGACCCGGCTTCGGAACGCCGGTTCGTCGACCACCTCGCCGAGTGCGACGGCTGCGGCCGCTACCTCGACCAGGTCCGCGCGACCGTGCGCACCCTCGGCGACCTCCCACCGGAGAATCTGCCGCCCGAAGCGCGGGAATCCCTGCTCGCCGCGTTCCGGCGAACCGACGTGTAA
- a CDS encoding NAD(P)-dependent oxidoreductase, giving the protein MVLAAGAGVLREPVAPVFEAIGSRAVRVSERPGDGHRLKLAANAWVLSITAATAQSVRLAEDLGLDSPYAQLKGSAMIDGEYPPAFPAGGAAKDAGQDMAAVKRVFHRGKGSSTVDSKDHDRIRGAVTV; this is encoded by the coding sequence GTGGTGCTCGCCGCGGGTGCCGGGGTCCTGCGCGAGCCGGTCGCACCGGTGTTCGAGGCGATCGGCTCGCGCGCGGTCCGGGTGAGCGAACGGCCCGGCGACGGGCACCGGCTCAAGCTGGCCGCCAACGCCTGGGTGCTGTCCATCACCGCCGCCACCGCGCAGAGCGTGCGGCTGGCCGAGGATCTCGGCCTGGACAGCCCGTATGCGCAGCTCAAGGGCTCGGCGATGATCGACGGCGAGTACCCGCCCGCGTTCCCCGCCGGGGGCGCGGCCAAGGATGCCGGGCAGGACATGGCCGCGGTGAAGCGGGTCTTCCACCGAGGAAAAGGATCGTCCACAGTGGACAGTAAAGATCACGATCGAATACGTGGCGCGGTAACGGTATGA
- a CDS encoding superoxide dismutase family protein — MRRSKELVIGCAAVGLLAAGCGDEPDSADENPQVNGAAAVDIEQERKLAAPEQATDAFTYDQAAAPVGAGLGVSARSTGAGTLVEFDADGLAPNRGYAVHLHAKPCGPTGDAAGPHFQNRVDPAATPEQPSKDPAYANPQNEFWLDLRTNAEGDGESRTEVPFGFSDRIPASVVVHAEEHTATEHGKAGQAGGRVACMTVPFR; from the coding sequence ATGCGCAGGAGCAAGGAACTGGTGATCGGGTGCGCGGCGGTGGGTCTGCTCGCCGCCGGGTGCGGGGACGAACCGGACAGTGCGGATGAAAACCCTCAGGTGAACGGCGCGGCGGCGGTCGACATCGAGCAGGAGCGGAAGCTCGCCGCGCCCGAGCAGGCGACCGACGCCTTCACCTACGACCAGGCGGCGGCGCCGGTGGGCGCGGGGCTGGGCGTCTCGGCGAGGTCGACCGGGGCGGGCACGCTGGTCGAATTCGATGCCGACGGGCTGGCGCCCAACCGCGGGTACGCCGTCCACCTGCACGCCAAGCCGTGCGGGCCGACGGGTGACGCGGCGGGTCCGCACTTCCAGAACCGGGTCGATCCGGCGGCCACCCCGGAGCAACCGTCGAAGGACCCGGCGTACGCGAATCCGCAGAACGAGTTCTGGCTCGACCTGCGCACGAACGCCGAGGGCGACGGCGAATCCCGCACCGAGGTGCCGTTCGGCTTCAGCGACCGGATACCGGCATCGGTGGTGGTGCACGCCGAGGAGCACACCGCGACCGAGCACGGCAAAGCGGGCCAGGCCGGCGGCCGGGTGGCCTGCATGACCGTGCCGTTCCGCTGA
- a CDS encoding roadblock/LC7 domain-containing protein, with translation MTAAQHSSGKQDFTWLINDFVHKVHGVSHALIMSADGFPLTSSDSMNNDDAEQLAAIASGLLSLAGNSAALFHKGSCEQIIIRLTHGYFLFMGIGVGAGLAVLTGPDCDMKVVAYEMTQFVRNAGHVLTPEIRADLRRVLTARRPQA, from the coding sequence GTGACCGCCGCCCAGCACAGTTCCGGCAAGCAGGATTTCACCTGGCTGATCAACGACTTCGTGCACAAGGTGCACGGGGTCAGCCACGCGTTGATCATGTCAGCCGACGGTTTCCCGCTGACCTCGTCGGACAGCATGAACAACGACGACGCCGAACAGCTCGCGGCCATCGCCAGCGGCCTGCTCAGCCTCGCCGGCAACAGCGCCGCGTTGTTCCACAAGGGCAGTTGTGAGCAGATCATCATCCGGCTCACCCACGGCTACTTCCTGTTCATGGGCATCGGGGTCGGCGCGGGACTGGCCGTGCTGACCGGCCCCGACTGCGACATGAAGGTCGTCGCGTACGAGATGACGCAGTTCGTCCGCAACGCCGGCCACGTGCTGACCCCTGAGATACGGGCCGACCTGCGGCGCGTGCTCACCGCCCGCAGGCCGCAGGCCTGA